The DNA sequence AACCCTTCTAAGTTCTTCAGGATTTGTGATGTCTGCTTTTTCGAAAACATAATTAGGTTCATTTTCAATGTCCTTTAAGTTTTCCAGATTTCCGGCATAGGTAAGGGCATCAAGGTTGATGATCGTAGTATCCGGATTGTTTTTTACAAATTCTCTTACAACATGGGAGCCGATGAACCCGGCACCTCCTGTAATGATAATGTTTTTCATTTGTTTATTTTGAGATGGTCTTTCTTCCTATACTTTTATAATGAAATCCGTTTTGTTCAGGGATTTCCAGCGGATACATATTTCTGCCGTCAAAAATGACTTTGTTTTTCATTTTTTTAGCCATAAGCTCAAAATTTGGATTTTTAAACTCCGGCCATTCTGTAGCAATAAATAATGCATCAACATCTTCCAGTGCATCATACATTCCTTTGGCATATTGTATTTTGCTGCCAAGGAGTTTCTGAACATTGCTTTCGGCAACAGCGTCATATGCTATGATTTCTGCTCCTTTTTCTAATAAAAGAGCAATATTATCTAAAGATGAAGCTTCTCTGATATCATCTGTATTGGCTTTAAAGGCAAGTCCCCACATGGCAATTTTCTTTCCTTTTATATTGCCGCCGAAATACTTCTCGATTTCAGAGACTAAAATTACTTTTTGAGCGGTATTTACATTTTCAGTAGCTTCAAGAATCTGAAAGTTAAAATCTTCCTGCTTGCCTGATTTTATAAGAGCTTTTACATCTTTTGGAAAACAGCTTCCTCCATATCCGATTCCCGGGAATAAGAATCTATGCCCGATTCTGTCATCACTACCCATTCCCAGTCTTACTTTATCAACATCTGCACCTACTTTTTCGCAGTAGTTTGCAATTTCGTTCATAAAAGTGATCTTTACCGCTAAAAATGAGTTCGCTGCATATTTTGTAAGCTCCGATGATTTTTCATCCATAAAGATGATCGGAATTCCAGTATTGGTAAAAGGCTGGTAAATTTTAGACATGATGTCTTTTGCTCTTTCTGAGCTGGCGCCTACAACTACTCTTGAGGGATTCATAGAGTCTTCAACGGCAAAGCCTTCTCTTAAAAATTCAGGATTTGAAACTACATCAAAAGGGAGATTTGTTTTGGAAGAGATGGTTTCTCTTACCCTGTCTGCAGTTCCCACAGGAACAGTACTTTTATTGACAACGACTTTATATTCCGTCATCATTTCGCCAATATTGTTGGCTACCTGAAGTACATAAGATAAGTCTGCAGAGCCGTCTTCTCCCGGGGGAGTTGGTAATGCCAGATATATAACTTCACTTTTATCTAAGGCTTCTTTAAGATCAGTAGTGAAAAATAATCTTTCAGACTGGATGTTTCTTAAAAACATTTCTTCAAGATTCGGCTCATAGATGGGAACAATGCCGTTTTTCAAACCTTCTACTTTTTTTTCATCAATATCAACACAGTATACTGAATTACCAAGTTCTGCCAGAGTAGTTCCTGTAACTAATCCTACATAACCTGTTCCTACAATCGTTATGTTCAAAATGTTTGTTTTAAAATTCTAAAGACAAAAGTAATAAAAATCCTGTGACATATTCCTTTAATTTATTGTAAATGAATCTGGCGCTATTTGCTTGATACTTAAGATAATTTTGTGTTTTTGGAAAAAATGCTTATATTTGCAATGGATTTACGGGAAAAAATGGGAAG is a window from the Chryseobacterium indologenes genome containing:
- a CDS encoding UDP-glucose dehydrogenase family protein — protein: MNITIVGTGYVGLVTGTTLAELGNSVYCVDIDEKKVEGLKNGIVPIYEPNLEEMFLRNIQSERLFFTTDLKEALDKSEVIYLALPTPPGEDGSADLSYVLQVANNIGEMMTEYKVVVNKSTVPVGTADRVRETISSKTNLPFDVVSNPEFLREGFAVEDSMNPSRVVVGASSERAKDIMSKIYQPFTNTGIPIIFMDEKSSELTKYAANSFLAVKITFMNEIANYCEKVGADVDKVRLGMGSDDRIGHRFLFPGIGYGGSCFPKDVKALIKSGKQEDFNFQILEATENVNTAQKVILVSEIEKYFGGNIKGKKIAMWGLAFKANTDDIREASSLDNIALLLEKGAEIIAYDAVAESNVQKLLGSKIQYAKGMYDALEDVDALFIATEWPEFKNPNFELMAKKMKNKVIFDGRNMYPLEIPEQNGFHYKSIGRKTISK